GGTCGGACCAGGGAACCGTAAAGCTGGCTCCGCTCCCGGAAGTAACGGATGATGTCGCGCAGCCACACCATCCGAATGCACACGAAGTCAATCATCGCCTAGCGCCATCCCCGGCCCATCCGGCGCAGCCGGCTCTTCAGCTTCTCCGCGCCGCTGGCCTCTTCGTCCCGTATCTCGCGGCCGGTGAGTTTCAGGAACACATCATCCAAAGTCGGCGGATTGATGCTCACCGACAGAACCCGAACCGACAACTCCCTTACCAGCCCGGGCACGAACTCGGCTCCATCCTGCACCTCGAAGCGAAGACCGCCGGCATCCCTCGTCGGCTCAAGCCCGTACCGCGTGCGCAGCTCGGCTTCGGCCCGTGCGTCGTCTGCGGTGGCGAGGCGGACGCAGTCGCCCTTGACCTGGGACTTGAGTCGAGCCGGTGTGTCGAGTGCGATAATCCTGCCCCGGTCAATGACCGCAATCCGGTCGCAGTTCTCAGCCTCGTCCATGTAATGGGTCGTAAGAAACAAGGTAACGCTCTGCTCCTGGCGCAGGCGCAGCAGACGCTCCCAGATGCGACTGCGGGTCTGCGGGTCAAGACCCAGAGTCGGCTCGTCAAGAAACAGCACCCGCGGGGCATGCAACAGCCCGCGCGCAATCTCAAGCCGGCGCTTCATCCCGCCGGAAAAGTTGCGCACCAGGTCCTGCGCCCGTTCCCGAAGCTCCATCCACTCCAGCGCCTGCTCGATGCGGGGTCCAAGCTCGCGGCCCGGCACCCGGTAAATCATACCGTGGAATCTCAAGTTCTCGTACGCGGTCAACCGGTCGTCCAGGGACGGGTCCTGGAAAATGATGCCGATGCTCTTTCTCACCGCGGCCTGCTCGCGCACGATGTCATGCCCGCTGACCCTGGCGCTGCCTGCGCTCGGCCGGGTCAAGGTACACAACATCCGCACCGTGGTCGTCTTACCCGCGCCGTTCGGGCCCAAGAACCCGAACACCTCACCCTCAGCAACCTCGAAAGACACGTGGTCAACTGCGACAAAGCCCTTGAACTGCTTGGCCAGGCCGCTGACCTCAATCGCCGCACTCACAGCGCTAATCCTAATCCTGAAATGCCCCTATGTCGAGTACAGACCTGCGCCCACTCCCTGCACTCCGATGGCAATAACCGCGCATCGGTCCATTGTCGGCGAATCCGACACTCTGACCGCCGTGCGGTCGCAACCCTGCTGCTGGCACGGTCCGATTCGGAAACTGATAACCTGCGGCCAGGCCTTGGCTCAAGATGCGGAACCGGCGGGCTGGCAGCAAGCCCGCCGGTCCTGGTGTTCGGCTGTGGGTCAGCCAATCGGCTCCTCGAACCCCTGAACCGTTCTCCTACGGCGTTGGCGCGCCGATGTTGAACACCTGGGTCCGGATCGTCTCCAGCACTGACCGGGAGAGACCTCTCGCCACCCACTTGCCGATCAAGGTGGCGGCCTCAACCGCCAGCGACTCACCGGACACCTCGCGCTGGCTCAGGTGCCACATCTCGCGTCCGAAGCAGAGATAGAACGGGTACTGGATGATCGAAACGCCTTCCTGGTCAATGACCTGCTTCACCTGGCTCTCCATTGCAGCCAGCGAAACATAGACCGAGTTCACGTGCTCAAGCATCTTAGGCCGCTTCTCGGTCAGGATTGCGTTGACCCGCTCGAGGTTGTACTTCTTGTCCCAGTTCTCGATTCTCTTCACCGGATCTGTCGCCATTTCATTCACCTCCTTTCTGCAACAGGATTGGCATCCAGCCGCGGCTGTCCGCCGATTGCGTCCGGAACCCGGGCCAGGCTTGGCCTCTGCCTGCTGCCAGCCCGAGTCCGGCGGTTCTGACCTCTGCACGCTGTGAACAGAAATCTACAATCAAACCTATCCCCTGCTGTTTGTTCGGGTCCCGCCCTTCTGAGGGCCAACGTCTGAACACTGGTATCTGACATCATCTTCATCTTCTGGCTCCGATATCCGCAATCAGTTGCCTCACCAGGTACCCTTCGTCCGTTCCCTCGACGTAGTCAAGATACCGCCACAACATCTCCACGAGCACCGCCTCAAGCAACTGGCGCCTGAGCGTTTCCAGCCGCTTCTCCAGGCAGGCAAGCAAAGCGAGCTGGCCTTGACGTTCCCTCGGCTTCACCGGCCTCTGGGCCGCTGCAACGAGCTTTGATGCGTCGGCAAGAGCCTCAGCCATCTGCATCAGCGTCGTCAGGCTCATACTCTTCCTTTCATGTTCGACAAATGAGATGCTCCGGGCCTCTAATCTGTGACTCCGCCGAAACCACCGAATCATCCAGGGAGCAACCGGCCGGCAGCCAGCGCGATCAGCTCCAGGCCTGGACCGATACCCCTAACGAACCAACGAAAGACTGAAGGCGTCACCTGACCGGGTGACGCCTTCCTGGTCGCGGCCGGTCTAACTCCTTCGCCTTTGTGCTGTGCGCAAGCTGTACCGGAGTCTTGCCAGCCCGTGCCTTACCAGGCGTCGTGCCTCAGCCGGAGTTACACCCAGCCGGTCGGCAACCACGTCATAGGACCGGTTGTTCAGGCAATGCAGAATCACGGCAAACCGGACCGGCCTGGCCAAGGTCCGAAGCTCAAGCCAGGCCCAGGCGCAGGGGTCAAACTCGGCTGCTTCAGACCCCAGCTCGGAATCCGCGGCCTCGTCAAGAAAACCGTGAGCCACGCCAAGGTTCGGCACGCAGGATGACAGGCTCAGGGCTGCCTCACGAAACCAGCTTACAAAGCTCTGCCTCGCCGGCTTCGCTCTAGTCTGCATAAACAGCCTGAACCTTATCCACGCATGGTCGGTCTGCTCCGCTGTCACCACAACCGCCCGCTGTGCCAGCTCGGTCAAGTTCTGATAACTGTGCTTCTTCATCTTCTTTCTCCATTTCGACCGCCCCTGCTTGCTCT
This window of the candidate division WOR-3 bacterium genome carries:
- a CDS encoding ATP-binding cassette domain-containing protein encodes the protein MSAAIEVSGLAKQFKGFVAVDHVSFEVAEGEVFGFLGPNGAGKTTTVRMLCTLTRPSAGSARVSGHDIVREQAAVRKSIGIIFQDPSLDDRLTAYENLRFHGMIYRVPGRELGPRIEQALEWMELRERAQDLVRNFSGGMKRRLEIARGLLHAPRVLFLDEPTLGLDPQTRSRIWERLLRLRQEQSVTLFLTTHYMDEAENCDRIAVIDRGRIIALDTPARLKSQVKGDCVRLATADDARAEAELRTRYGLEPTRDAGGLRFEVQDGAEFVPGLVRELSVRVLSVSINPPTLDDVFLKLTGREIRDEEASGAEKLKSRLRRMGRGWR